In a single window of the Balaenoptera acutorostrata chromosome 3, mBalAcu1.1, whole genome shotgun sequence genome:
- the CHRNA5 gene encoding neuronal acetylcholine receptor subunit alpha-5 isoform X2, producing the protein MTTNVWLKQEWIDVKLRWNPDDYSGIKVIRVPSDSLWTPDIVLFDNADGRFEGASTKTVVRYDGTVTWTPPANYKSSCTIDVTFFPFDLQNCSMKFGSWTYDGSQVDIILEDQDVDKRDFFDNGEWEIVSATGSKGNRTDSCCWYPYITYSFVIKRLPLFYTLFLIIPCIGLSFLTILVFYLPSNEGEKICLCTSVLVSLTVFLLVIEEIIPSSSKVIPLIGEYLVFTMIFVTLSIMVTVFAINIHHRSSSTHNAMAPWVRKIFLQKLPTLLCMRSHVDRCFSQKEETESSRGPKSSRNTLEAALDSIRYITRHVMKENDVREVVEDWKFIAQVLDRMFLWTFLLVSIVGSLGLFVPVIYKWANITVPIHIGNTNK; encoded by the exons ATGACAACCAATGTCTGGTTGAAGCAG gaatGGATAGATGTAAAATTGAGATGGAACCCTGATGACTACAGTGGAATAAAAGTTATACGAGTCCCTTCAGACTCTCTCTGGACTCCAGACATTGTTTTGTTTGATAA TGCAGATGGACGTTTTGAAGGGGCCAGTACGAAAACTGTCGTCAGGTACGACGGCACTGTTACCTGGACTCCACCGGCAAACTACAAAAGTTCCTGTACCATTGATGTCACATTTTTCCCATTTGATCTCCAAAACTGTTCCATGAAATTTGGTTCTTGGACTTACGATGGATCACAGGTTGATATAATTTTGGAGGACCAAGATGTTGACAAGagagatttttttgataatggagAATGGGAAATTGTGAGCGCAACAGGAAGCAAAGGAAACAGAACCGACAGCTGTTGCTGGTATCCTTACATCACTTACTCATTTGTAATTAAGCGTCTGCCTCTCTTTTATACCTTGTTCCTTATTATACCCTGTATTGGGCTCTCGTTTTTAACCATACTTGTCTTCTATCTTCCTTCAAATGAAGGTGAAAAGATTTGTCTCTGCACTTCAGTACTTGTGTCTCTGACTGTCTTCCTTCTTGTTATTGAAGAGATCATACCCTCATCTTCCAAAGTCATACCTCTGATTGGAGAGTACCTGGTGTTTACCATGATTTTTGTGACACTATCCATCATGGTCACTGTCTTTGCTATCAACATCCATCACCGTTCTTCCTCAACACATAACGCTATGGCTCCGTGGGTCCGCAAGATATTTCTTCAGAAGCTTCCGACACTGCTTTGCATGCGAAGTCATGTAGATAGGTGCTTCAGTcagaaggaggaaactgagagcaGCCGTGGACCAAAATCTTCTAGAAACACACTGGAAGCTGCACTTGATTCCATTCGCTACATCACAAGACACGTCATGAAGGAGAATGATGTCCGTGAG GTTGTTGAAGATTGGAAATTCATAGCCCAGGTTCTTGATCGGATGTTTCTGTGGACTTTTCTTCTGGTTTCAATTGTTGGATCTCTTGGGCTTTTTGTTCCAGTTATCTATAAATGGGCAAATATAACAGTACCAATTCATATTGGAAACACAAATAAGTGA